One Lycium barbarum isolate Lr01 chromosome 5, ASM1917538v2, whole genome shotgun sequence genomic window carries:
- the LOC132639630 gene encoding uncharacterized protein LOC132639630 — protein sequence MPFGLKNAGATYQRLVTTMFKDQFGKTMEVYIDVMVVKSERAEDYLIHLKEAFAILRQFNMKLNPEKCVFGVSSGKFLGSMVSKRGIEINPNQINAIENIPDNLSSIKEVQSLKLALEYKAESIKVHCDSQLVVNQVPRESNAEAGGLAKLASTADPAEPGSWSVIHLLHPISSEIEIRATRSTHNWRNEILDYLQQGTLPLDKKEARKLQVKASRYCLVYGELYRRTFGGPLAKCLVPT from the exons ATGCCGTTTGGACTCAAGAACGCTGGTGCAACATATCAACGGTTGGTAACCACGATGTTCAAAGATCAGTTTGGAAAAactatggaagtatatattgacGTTATGGTGGTAAAATCGGAAAGAGCTGAAGATTACCTGATTCATTTAAAAGAAGCCTTTGCAATACTAAGGCAATttaacatgaagctgaacccagAAAAATGTGTATTTGGTGTATCATCCGGAAAGTTCTTGGGATCCATGGTTTCAAAGCGAGGAATAGAGATAAATCCAAACCAGATAAATGCTATAGAAAACATTCCAGATAATCTTAGCAGCATAAAGGAGGTGCAAA GTTTAAAGCTTGCTTTAGAGTACAAAGCGGAAAGCATCAAAGTACACTGTGATTCGCAATTGGTGGTTAACCAG GTTCCACGGGAAAGCAATGCCGAGGCCGGTGGATTAGCAAAGCTAGCATCAACTGCTGATCCCGCAGAGCCGGGGAGCTGGAGTGTGATCCATTTATTACATCCAATTAGTAGCGAAATTGAAATACGAGCAACAAGATCAACACATAATTGGAGAAATGAGATACTTGATTATTTGCAACAAGGGACTTTGCCCTTAGATAAAAAAGAAGCGCGAAAATTACAGGTAAAAGCTTCTAGATACTGCCTAGTTTATGGAGAACTATATCGAAGAACCTTTGGAGGACCACTCGCCAAGTGTTTAGTCCCAACATAG